A stretch of the Arachis stenosperma cultivar V10309 chromosome 6, arast.V10309.gnm1.PFL2, whole genome shotgun sequence genome encodes the following:
- the LOC130933733 gene encoding uncharacterized protein LOC130933733 → MAEEEVVAPSASPLPSDCKRKFEDLDSEPTESNAKSNPDDNNADAAVPDDGDNKRPRLGDDLASANGHQEEQSHKPAEETVERVDLESTVTEDDASPGRNQLTSATETTTRRIDVPNNKVGVLIGKAGDTIKYLQYNSGAKIQITRDAYADPQAATRSVEPIGSSESIYKAEKLISAVIAEVRCCNQLEELGSFFFFTMFHTLFSFLEILQADAGGSPALVASGLSPAQATMGSEQIQIQAPNEKVGLIIWRGGETIKGLQMKSGAYIQVLIPQQLPEGDDSKERTVQVSNLVIKEVMGQIWLLPFPGVSIAFLM, encoded by the exons ATGGCGGAGGAAGAAGTTGTTGCACCTTCTGCCAGCCCTCTTCCCTCCGATTGCAAACGCAAGTTCGAAGATCTCGATTCTGAGCCTACCGAATCTAATGCCAAATCCAACCCTGACGATAACAACGCCGATGCCGCGGTTCCCGACGACGGCGACAACAAGCGCCCTCGCCTTGGCGACGACCTAG CTAGTGCAAATGGGCATCAGGAGGAGCAGTCTCACAAGCCTGCGGAAGAAACAGTGGAAAGAGTTGATTTAGAGAGTACTGTTACAGAGGATG ATGCTTCTCCTGGCCGAAATCAACTTACGTCTGCCACTGAGACCACGACACGGAGAATTGATGTTCCTAACAATAAG GTTGGCGTACTTATTGGAAAGGCTGGAGATACAATAAAATACCTGCAATATAATTCTGGTGCCAAGATTCAGATAACTAGGGATGCTTATGCAGACCCTCAAGCTGCAACAAGGTCTGTGGAACCGATAGGAAGTTCGGAAAGTATATATAAAGCAGAAAAGCTGATAAGTGCTGTGATTGCGGAGGTCAGATGCTGTAACCAATTGGAAGAGTTGggctccttttttttctttaccatgttccacactttattttcttttttggagATTCTACAGGCAGATGCTGGGGGGTCTCCTGCCCTTGTAGCTAGTGGCCTTTCTCCTGCTCAAGCTACTATGGGGTCTGAACAAATTCAGATACAAGCTCCAAATGAAAAG GTGGGTTTAATCATATGGAGAGGTGGGGAAACAATTAAAGGTCTGCAAATGAAATCTGGGGCATACATCCAGGTA TTGATACCTCAACAACTTCCAGAAGGAGATGATTCTAAAGAAAGGACTGTCCAAGTTAGTAATTTAGTGATAAAAGAAGTCATGGGTCAG ATTTGGCTATTGCCTTTCCCTGGGGTCAGCATTGCTTTCTTGATGTAG
- the LOC130933734 gene encoding uncharacterized protein LOC130933734 has protein sequence MVDVEGSSGGTASNLPTGVIEGTSTAVPIGQPATPLVLSPSFAADLPVLGDDLGDGRSFGQLAAAMGSKPVVDGAPAFMEVRERDPFAEAIGDDGSDSEPPIIGDKSDGEEDTAVAVGAQTHGSSGTQQYPRHFTTLDLEAMNPAANLDQHHPVIHGDRPSVIGTDEFEVGKRFETKEEAVLTIKSYNIRRGVEYKVFESDQLKYHGKCVQFGNGCNWLIRVTMRQRKGYWEVRKYNGRHTCLAMEISMDHRQLDYHVICASILSLVMADASVSVKVLQNAVCSKFGFKPSYKKVWMGKQKAIAQIYRDWEESYNHIPRWIIGVQLYMPGTIALLHTSPVRIGNTVDASTVFFHRLFWTFPPCIEAFKYCKSLISIDGTHLYGKYGGTLLMAIAQDGNLNILPVAFGLVEGENTDSWKFFLTNLRQHVTHQPGILVISDRHNAIKAALLAEDGGWLPPSAYRAFCVRHIASNFALSYKSKEAQRILVNAAYAKTEEDHRYYMDILRKEDPRVLRPVRASTGGYGQQGYRPPHGSGGPPQWGQRGSHFGHPTAYDYQHPGPYPSHNQPYPPAPYRNYPQHMAPRSGYGSGWEQRPHRVSPYTFSEIANWSLQFKSL, from the exons ATGGTTGACGTGGAGGGCAGCAGCGGGGGAACTGCTTCGAATCTGCCCACTGGCGTCATAGAAGGAACTTCCACCGCCGTTCCAATAGGGCAACCGGCGACTCCACTTGTTTTGTCCCCATCTTTTGCTGCTGATTTGCCTGTCTTGGGTGATGACTTGGGTGATGGGCGTAGCTTCGGCCAGCTTGCAGCTGCGATGGGATCTAAACCTGTAGTGGATGGTGCACCCGCATTCATGGAGGTAAGAGAGAGAGATCCGTTTGCGGAGGCTATAGGTGATGATGGGTCAGATTCGGAGCCACCAATTATTGGTGACAAGAGCGACGGCGAAGAGGACACCGCAGTTGCCGTGGGAGCTCAAACCCATGGTAGCAGTGGTACGCAGCAGTACCCTCGACACTTTACCACATTGGACCTTGAAGCAATGAACCCAGCCGCAAACTTAGATCAGCATCACCCGGTGATTCACGGAGACAGGCCTAGCGTGATTGGCACGGACGAGTTTGAGGTCGGGAAACGGTTTGAAACAAAAGAGGAAGCTGTACTGACAATCAAGAGTTATAATATTCGGCGGGGTGTAGAGTATAAAGTGTTTGAGTCCGACCAGTTGAAGTATCATGGGAAGTGTGTCCAGTTCGGGAATGGTTGTAATTGGCTGATCCGTGTCACTATGCGACAGAGGAAAGGCTACTGGGAAGTTAGAAAGTATAATGGACGACACACGTGTCTAGCAATGGAGATATCAATGGATCACAGGCAGCTCGATTACCATGTCATATGTGCCTCGATTTTATCGTTGGTGATGGCTGATGCATCAGTGTCGGTTAAGGTGTTACAGAATGCGGTGTGTTCGAAGTTTGGGTTCAAGCCCAGCTACAAGAAGGTTTGGATGGGCAAGCAGAAGGCAATTGCACAGATATATAGAGATTGGGAGGAGTCTTACAACCACATACCACGGTGGATCATCGGGGTTCAGTTGTATATGCCGGGTACTATTGCGCTTCTGCATACTTCGCCAGTGAGGATAGGTAATACCGTGGATGCGTCAACGGTTTTCTTTCATCGACTATTTTGGACGTTTCCTCCATGCATTGAGGCATTTAAGTATTGTAAGTCACTTATATCCATTGATGGGACCCATTTGTATGGGAAGTATGGCGGCACTCTGCTAATGGCTATTGCCCAAGATGGAAACTTGAACATTCTCCCAGTGGCTTTCGGGTTAGTCGAAGGTGAAAACACAGATTCGTGGAAGTTTTTCCTCACTAATCTCCGCCAGCATGTCACCCATCAACCCGGCATTTTAGTCATATCTGATCGGCACAATGCCATTAAGGCTGCATTGCTTGCAGAGGACGGTGGATGGCTCCCACCGTCAGCATACCGGGCATTTTGTGTGCGACACATCGCCTCTAACTTCGCACTGTCATACAAGTCTAAGGAAGCCCAGAGGATTCTCGTGAATGCCGCATACGCAAAGACTGAAGAGGATCACCGGTATTACATGGACATTTTGCGGAAGGAAGATCCAAGAGTCCTTAGG CCTGTCAGAGCATCAACTGGTGGTTATGGGCAGCAGGGCTATCGTCCACCCCATGGATCTGGTGGCCCTCCCCAGTGGGGGCAACGAGGTTCTCATTTTGGCCACCCAACAGCATATGATTATCAGCATCCTGGTCCATATCCTTCTCATAATCAACCTTATCCTCCTGCACCGTATCGAAATTATCCTCAACATATGGCCCCTAGGAGCGGCTATGGTTCTGGTTGGGAGCAAAGGCCTCACCGTG TTAGTCCCTACACTTTCAGTGAAATTGCAAATTGGTCCCTACAgtttaaaagtttgtaa